In Gemmatimonadota bacterium, the genomic window ACCGTGCGGCGCGCGGCGCTCGTGATGACCGGGTCACCCGGGCCGGAGAACTCGTCGGCCGTCACCGCGGTGCTGCTCAGGTTGTCCTGGAAGAGCTGCCCGCCCACCGACGTCGAGGTGGTGATGCTGCCACGGAAGTCCTTCTTGTAGGTCGAGGCGTAGTCGACCGAGAGGAACTGCCGCACCCAGTTGGCCTGCGTGAGCTGCCCCACCGCGTTGCGCAGGTGGCCGAACGGGATGACGGAACGATTCTCGACGTTGTTGTAGTCGAAGCCGACCGAGAGGCGATTGGTCCACGCCTCGATCGGCGAGTAGTTCATCGTGAAGCCGGAGATGTAGTGATCCGTCTTCGTCTTGGTGCCGATGGTGAGCGCCGCATCGTTGTTCATGCAGATGACCCCCGTCTGCACGCACCCGGCGCCGCGGTAGTTGCCCGCCGTGCCACGCGCCACGTTCAGCAGGAAGCCGTTGGCCAGGTTGCCGTCGGCAATCCAGTCCTGGTCGCCCCGCTGGTACGACGAGTTGAGCGACAGCTCGAGCTTCTGGAACGGGCGGAAGGCGAAGTTGCCGCGGAAGCCACCCGTGGTGTACTCGTTGGACTCGAGCGCCCCCTCTTCATTGGAGAGGTTGCCGGCCAGGAAGTACTGCGCGATGTCGCTGCCACCCGCCACCGACATCGCCGCCTTCTGCACCGCCCCGGTGCGAATCCACTTGCCGCGCGACGGGCAGGTGGCGTCCTCGAACTTCACGTCCTGCCCGAACGTCGCGCTCGTCGGCACGATGTCGATTCCGAACAACTCGGGCCCCTGACAATCCTTGAGGTAGACGGCCGTGGGGTCGCCATCGACCTTGAGGTAGTCCAGGTCGTTGGTCCCGCCGGTGAGGTCGAGCGACCACTGCGGCTTCCCGGCACGCCCGCGCTTGGTGAAGATCTGGATCACGCCGCCCGACGCCTCGGTGCCGTACAACGTCGTTGCCGCCGCCCCCTTCACGACTTCCACTCGCTCGATGTCTTCCGAGCGAATGTCGTTGAACGGGTTGATGGTCTGGCGCGCGTTGGTCACCGTCGGCGAGACGCCGCTGAAGATACGGACGCCGTCGACGTAGATGATGGGATTGTTGTCCTGCGAGATGGAGTTGTTGCCGCGCAGGCGGATCTGGCCGCCGGCACCAGGCTGTCCGGAGTTAGCCAGCACGGTCACCCCCGGCGTCTGCGCCGAGAGGAGTTGCTGCGCGTTGGCAACAGGGGCGTTCTGGATCTGCTCGGCGGAGATCGTCGCCATGGAGTTGGTGATCTCCTTGCGGCGCACGTCACCCGTCGCCGTGACCACCACCTGCTCCAGCGCCACCGGCGCCTCGCGTATGACGAAGTCGAGCGTCGCCGTCTCGCCGGCGGCGACGTTCACCTGGGCCGACGCGGGGGCGAAGCCGAGGCGCACGACACGAATCGTGCGCGGGCCAGCGGGCACATTGCTGAGCCGGTACTCGCCGTTCTCGTTGGTCTGGGCGCCGATCGCGGTCCCCACCACACCCACCTGGGCCTGGGGGAGCGGGCGATTAGCCCCTTCCACGATGACGCGCCCGCGTACCGAGCCGGTGGCCTGTG contains:
- a CDS encoding SusC/RagA family TonB-linked outer membrane protein → MSRDVLRSLARSLLSTGLALVVASPLAAQATGSVRGRVIVEGANRPLPQAQVGVVGTAIGAQTNENGEYRLSNVPAGPRTIRVVRLGFAPASAQVNVAAGETATLDFVIREAPVALEQVVVTATGDVRRKEITNSMATISAEQIQNAPVANAQQLLSAQTPGVTVLANSGQPGAGGQIRLRGNNSISQDNNPIIYVDGVRIFSGVSPTVTNARQTINPFNDIRSEDIERVEVVKGAAATTLYGTEASGGVIQIFTKRGRAGKPQWSLDLTGGTNDLDYLKVDGDPTAVYLKDCQGPELFGIDIVPTSATFGQDVKFEDATCPSRGKWIRTGAVQKAAMSVAGGSDIAQYFLAGNLSNEEGALESNEYTTGGFRGNFAFRPFQKLELSLNSSYQRGDQDWIADGNLANGFLLNVARGTAGNYRGAGCVQTGVICMNNDAALTIGTKTKTDHYISGFTMNYSPIEAWTNRLSVGFDYNNVENRSVIPFGHLRNAVGQLTQANWVRQFLSVDYASTYKKDFRGSITTSTSVGGQLFQDNLSSTAVTADEFSGPGDPVITSAARRTVGTDTRRRVVNAGLFFQEQIGWNDRAFLTLGMRVDGNSAFGKDFGLQWYPKVGFAYALSDHEWWPKNTIETFKLRTAIGESGKAPGAFDAVRTWDPIAGDEAKPGFSPNQLGNPNLGPERTREAEVGLEASAFAGRFSVDMTYFNTTTSDALIQVRYPPSQGFLNRQLENIGEVQNSGLEVKFDAGLVRRSNFDWRGRVNFTHLKSEATDLGDEPLIAVGGSFTEVRVGYPVTSLFARKILNADKFEAPVRSDTNMYIGPTWPTNIMGFGTTLTLFDKLTIDGLGEFQKGATTSTTSVTRTPFVATGVRATPTSAPSSPRPRAMPAP